From the Flavobacterium galactosidilyticum genome, one window contains:
- a CDS encoding T9SS type A sorting domain-containing protein encodes MAKNYFYIITLLVFLFSMSVSSQEIKQQPKTQETATIEGLNLYPNPVSNGKVYISTKNDFDKEIIIFDVLGKKVLQTILSSRELNVSSLSPGVYIIKINEKEASATRKLIIR; translated from the coding sequence ATGGCAAAAAACTACTTTTATATTATTACTTTATTGGTTTTTTTATTTTCTATGAGCGTTAGTTCTCAAGAAATTAAGCAACAACCAAAAACGCAAGAAACCGCAACAATAGAGGGTTTAAACTTGTACCCAAATCCTGTGAGTAATGGAAAAGTTTACATTTCTACAAAAAATGACTTTGACAAAGAAATAATTATCTTTGATGTTTTAGGTAAGAAAGTACTACAAACGATATTGAGCTCAAGAGAACTAAATGTGTCTAGTTTGAGTCCAGGTGTTTACATTATAAAAATTAATGAAAAAGAAGCATCGGCTACTCGGAAATTAATTATACGATAA